A stretch of the Terriglobales bacterium genome encodes the following:
- a CDS encoding periplasmic heavy metal sensor — MTKKWIAIAAAALLVLGSGSLAFAKFAGRAGHMGHMGMFGEWKMAQLEARLKLTPEQSKQMRDIVGARHERLKGDFDAGRDDRQALAREIFKDNPNQAEIQKRVSAIQERHNAMISQLVTAGQDFNKTLTPEQRVEMQKIIDEHAQVGNKMREHRGQHRMGREGQPESQPAPK; from the coding sequence ATGACCAAGAAGTGGATAGCAATCGCGGCAGCGGCGCTGCTGGTGCTAGGCAGCGGGTCGCTGGCCTTCGCCAAGTTTGCAGGCCGAGCCGGACACATGGGCCACATGGGGATGTTCGGCGAATGGAAGATGGCACAGCTGGAAGCCCGGCTGAAGCTGACGCCGGAGCAGTCCAAACAGATGCGCGACATCGTCGGCGCGCGGCACGAGAGGCTGAAGGGCGACTTCGATGCCGGACGCGATGACCGCCAGGCCCTGGCGCGGGAGATCTTCAAAGACAACCCCAACCAGGCGGAGATCCAGAAGCGCGTCTCGGCCATCCAGGAGCGGCACAACGCGATGATCAGCCAACTGGTGACCGCGGGCCAGGACTTCAACAAGACCCTGACCCCGGAGCAGCGCGTCGAGATGCAGAAGATCATCGACGAGCACGCCCAGGTGGGCAACAAGATGCGCGAGCATCGGGGCCAGCACAGGATGGGCCGCGAGGGCCAGCCGGAGTCCCAGCCCGCACCCAAGTAA